The Skermanella pratensis genome has a window encoding:
- a CDS encoding FadR/GntR family transcriptional regulator: MSTQDIRTQNIRTKAAMGASALVQLIESNIAEGVWSAGFKLPAERDLEKQFGVSRNTLRKSLKLLQDKGSIIRHVGRGSFVAPPQPDAGAEGPAPTDSLVRRIHGASPAEIMEVRLVIEPAAVELAAVRANAEDFQRIRECLARSETAQDIGDFEHWDGQLHVSIVTASKNSLLIDLYRTMNETRNQPEWLRLKRRSLTPERRRTYQEQHRRIVEALTDRDAQAARLELLDHLLMVRSNLMGPASS; this comes from the coding sequence ATGAGCACGCAAGACATTCGTACCCAGAATATCCGCACGAAGGCTGCGATGGGAGCCAGCGCCCTGGTCCAACTCATCGAAAGCAACATCGCGGAGGGCGTCTGGAGCGCGGGCTTCAAGCTCCCCGCCGAACGCGACCTGGAAAAACAGTTCGGCGTGTCGCGCAACACGTTGCGCAAGAGCCTGAAGCTGCTTCAGGACAAGGGCAGCATCATCCGCCATGTGGGAAGGGGGTCGTTCGTCGCTCCGCCGCAACCCGACGCCGGTGCCGAAGGGCCCGCCCCGACCGACAGTCTGGTCCGGCGGATCCATGGCGCCAGCCCCGCGGAAATCATGGAGGTGCGCCTCGTGATCGAGCCCGCGGCGGTCGAACTGGCGGCGGTCCGCGCCAATGCGGAGGATTTCCAGCGCATCCGGGAGTGTCTCGCCCGGTCGGAAACGGCCCAGGATATCGGGGATTTCGAGCATTGGGACGGCCAGCTGCACGTCTCGATCGTGACCGCGTCCAAGAACAGCCTGCTGATCGACCTCTACCGGACGATGAACGAGACCCGCAACCAGCCGGAATGGCTCAGGCTGAAGCGCCGCTCGCTGACGCCGGAGCGGCGCCGCACCTACCAGGAGCAGCACCGGCGCATCGTGGAGGCGCTGACCGACCGGGACGCCCAGGCCGCCCGTTTGGAACTGCTCGACCACCTGCTCATGGTGCGGTCCAACCTGATGGGCCCGGCGAGTTCCTGA
- a CDS encoding fumarylacetoacetate hydrolase family protein: MKFATFQMDGRTAVGLVDPENGKIWPLEALLGEPVDDMVDLIRRYDELKGRIRPTGRAVDLASVRIMAPIPRPARNVMCVGKNYHDHAHEFARSGFDSSAGGKADAVPEFPIIFTKVPESVIADGEPIRYPDGISDSIDYEAEVTVIIGKGGRGIAREQAYRHVWGYTIINDVTARDIQGRHKQWFLGKSFDTFCPMGPWIVTADDIDPASLAVRCWVNDELRQDANTRDLIFDIPTLIETISAGITLVPGDVIATGTPAGVGIGFDPPKYLTRGDRVAIEVEGIGRLANILE; this comes from the coding sequence ATGAAATTCGCCACGTTCCAGATGGATGGCCGCACCGCGGTCGGCCTGGTCGACCCCGAGAATGGCAAGATCTGGCCGCTGGAAGCCCTCCTGGGCGAACCCGTGGACGACATGGTCGACCTGATCCGGCGCTACGACGAGCTGAAGGGGCGTATCCGCCCGACCGGCAGGGCCGTCGATCTCGCATCGGTGAGGATCATGGCGCCGATCCCGCGCCCGGCCCGGAACGTCATGTGCGTGGGCAAGAACTACCACGACCATGCGCACGAGTTCGCCCGCAGCGGGTTCGACAGCAGCGCCGGGGGCAAGGCGGACGCGGTGCCCGAGTTCCCGATCATCTTCACCAAGGTTCCGGAATCCGTGATCGCCGACGGCGAGCCGATCCGCTACCCCGACGGCATCAGCGACAGCATCGATTACGAAGCCGAGGTGACGGTGATCATCGGCAAGGGCGGCCGCGGGATCGCCAGGGAGCAGGCTTACCGGCACGTCTGGGGCTACACCATCATCAACGACGTGACGGCGCGCGACATCCAGGGCCGTCACAAGCAGTGGTTCCTGGGCAAGTCCTTCGATACCTTCTGCCCGATGGGACCCTGGATCGTCACGGCCGACGACATCGATCCGGCATCCCTGGCCGTGCGCTGCTGGGTGAACGACGAGCTGCGGCAGGACGCCAACACCCGGGACCTGATCTTCGACATCCCGACGCTGATCGAAACCATCTCAGCCGGCATCACCCTTGTGCCCGGCGACGTCATCGCGACCGGAACGCCGGCCGGCGTCGGCATCGGGTTCGACCCGCCGAAATACCTGACGCGGGGCGACCGCGTCGCCATCGAGGTCGAAGGCATCGGCCGCCTCGCCAATATCCTGGAATGA
- a CDS encoding HpcH/HpaI aldolase/citrate lyase family protein — MNTNGIGWRSLLFVPGTRPDRFGKAAASGADAVCVDLEDAVPPSRKEEARGEALGFLAGPDGTGCDRVVRINGVRTEPGLRDLLAVIEARPEQGTIAVPKIESAEEVCWIDQLLTAAGSGLRVVAQIETLRGVENATAIAGASPRLSGIMFGGLDLAAELGAPASWEALLHGRSRVIHAAALAGVPAIDMPFVDVGDPDGCGREARRALGLGFSAKMVIHPTQVDVVNTVFSPTREEIDQARRVIAALEEASGTATGGVVLLDGRMVERPVVLAMQRILARAGVRAS, encoded by the coding sequence ATGAATACAAACGGAATCGGCTGGCGGAGCCTGCTTTTCGTTCCGGGCACGCGGCCGGACAGGTTCGGCAAGGCGGCGGCCAGCGGTGCCGACGCGGTCTGCGTCGATCTGGAGGACGCGGTGCCGCCAAGCCGGAAGGAAGAGGCCCGCGGCGAGGCCCTGGGCTTCCTCGCCGGTCCCGACGGCACCGGATGCGACCGCGTGGTCCGCATCAACGGCGTGCGCACCGAACCCGGCCTGCGCGACCTGCTGGCCGTGATCGAAGCGCGCCCGGAACAGGGAACGATCGCCGTTCCCAAGATCGAATCCGCGGAAGAGGTCTGCTGGATCGACCAGTTGCTGACCGCCGCCGGCTCCGGCCTCCGGGTGGTGGCGCAGATCGAAACCCTGCGCGGGGTCGAGAACGCGACCGCCATCGCCGGCGCCTCGCCTCGCCTTTCCGGCATCATGTTCGGCGGCCTGGACCTGGCGGCGGAGCTGGGCGCGCCGGCATCGTGGGAAGCCCTGCTCCACGGCCGGTCGCGGGTGATCCACGCGGCGGCGCTCGCGGGAGTTCCGGCGATCGACATGCCCTTCGTGGATGTCGGCGATCCGGACGGCTGCGGGCGGGAGGCACGCCGCGCCCTGGGTCTCGGTTTCTCGGCCAAGATGGTGATCCATCCGACCCAGGTGGACGTCGTCAACACGGTCTTCTCGCCGACCCGGGAGGAGATCGACCAGGCCCGCCGCGTCATCGCGGCCCTGGAGGAGGCCAGCGGAACCGCCACGGGAGGCGTCGTCCTGCTCGACGGCCGGATGGTCGAACGGCCGGTCGTGCTCGCCATGCAGCGCATACTGGCACGTGCGGGAGTCCGGGCATCCTGA